The proteins below come from a single Parageobacillus thermoglucosidasius genomic window:
- a CDS encoding bifunctional homocysteine S-methyltransferase/methylenetetrahydrofolate reductase: protein MGLLQDLKERILIADGAMGTLLYSHGVDRCFEELNLSKPEDILHIHEAYIAAGAEVIQTNTYGANYVKLARYGLEDEVPSINRAAVRLAKQAAKHKAYVLGTIGGLRSINKSAVSIDEIKRTFREQLFVLLNEDIDGLLLETYYDLEELKTVLAIARKETDKPIIAHVSLHEVGVLQDGTPLAEALAQLEQLGADVVGLNCRLGPYYMIRSLEEVPLPDHAFLSAYPNASLPDYRDGRLVYETNTDYFKETALAFREQGVRLIGGCCGTTPKHIEAMASALVDRTPITEKAVKQRHVSISIQTNEPNAAPPLQDIVRERRSVIVELDPPKKLGIGKFLEGAKALKAANIDALTLADNSLATPRISNVALGTIIKEQLGVRPLIHITCRDRNLIGLQSHLMGLHTLGITDVLAITGDPSKIGDFPGATSVYDLSSFDLIRLIRQFNEGLSYSGKPLGQKTNFSIAAAFNPNVRHLDKAVERLEKKIQCGAHYFITQPLYSEQKIEEVYEATKHLQTPIYIGIMPLVSARNADFLHHEVPGITLSDEIRARMAACANDPVQSAREGIAIAKSLIDAAFELFNGIYLITPFLRYEMTVELVRYIHEKEQAAQEREVLHG, encoded by the coding sequence GTGGGGCTTTTGCAAGATTTAAAAGAACGCATTCTCATCGCCGATGGCGCGATGGGAACATTATTATACTCGCACGGCGTCGACCGATGTTTTGAAGAACTAAATTTATCGAAACCGGAAGATATCCTTCATATTCATGAAGCATATATCGCTGCGGGCGCAGAAGTAATCCAAACAAACACATATGGGGCCAACTATGTCAAACTCGCCCGCTACGGCTTGGAAGATGAAGTGCCATCCATTAACCGCGCAGCAGTGCGGCTGGCAAAACAAGCAGCGAAACATAAAGCCTACGTGCTTGGGACAATCGGCGGATTGCGCAGCATTAACAAAAGCGCCGTTTCCATCGATGAAATAAAACGGACATTCCGCGAACAGCTGTTTGTGCTGTTAAACGAAGACATCGACGGCTTATTGCTCGAGACATATTACGATTTGGAAGAATTAAAGACAGTGCTTGCGATCGCGCGCAAAGAAACGGATAAGCCGATTATTGCGCACGTCTCCCTTCACGAAGTCGGCGTTTTGCAAGACGGCACCCCTCTTGCCGAAGCGCTAGCGCAGTTAGAACAGTTGGGAGCCGATGTTGTCGGGCTGAACTGCCGGCTCGGTCCATACTATATGATCCGCTCGCTGGAGGAAGTGCCGCTGCCGGATCATGCGTTTCTTTCCGCCTATCCGAACGCAAGCTTGCCGGATTATCGCGACGGCCGGCTTGTCTATGAAACAAACACCGATTATTTCAAAGAAACTGCGCTGGCGTTTCGCGAACAAGGCGTGCGGCTCATTGGCGGGTGTTGCGGGACAACGCCGAAACATATCGAAGCAATGGCAAGCGCTTTAGTGGACCGGACACCAATTACTGAAAAAGCCGTAAAACAGCGTCATGTTTCGATTTCAATTCAAACGAACGAACCAAATGCAGCGCCTCCGCTGCAAGATATCGTCCGCGAGCGCCGTTCGGTGATCGTCGAGCTCGACCCGCCAAAAAAATTAGGAATCGGCAAATTTTTGGAAGGCGCCAAAGCGCTCAAAGCCGCGAATATTGATGCATTGACATTGGCCGATAACTCGTTGGCGACTCCGCGCATTAGCAATGTGGCGCTCGGCACCATCATCAAAGAGCAGCTTGGCGTTCGCCCGCTCATTCATATTACGTGTCGCGACCGCAACTTGATCGGACTGCAGTCCCATCTGATGGGCTTGCATACGCTCGGCATCACCGACGTGCTCGCCATAACCGGCGATCCGTCGAAGATCGGCGATTTTCCGGGGGCGACATCTGTCTATGATTTATCGTCATTTGATCTCATTCGTCTTATTCGCCAATTTAACGAAGGGCTTTCCTATTCCGGAAAACCGCTCGGGCAAAAAACAAATTTCTCCATCGCCGCGGCATTTAACCCAAATGTCCGCCATCTGGACAAAGCAGTCGAACGCCTTGAGAAAAAAATTCAATGCGGCGCCCACTATTTTATTACTCAGCCATTATACTCCGAACAAAAAATCGAAGAAGTGTACGAAGCGACAAAACACCTTCAGACGCCGATTTACATTGGCATTATGCCGCTAGTGAGCGCGCGCAACGCCGATTTCCTTCACCATGAAGTGCCTGGCATAACGCTTTCCGATGAAATCCGCGCCCGCATGGCGGCATGCGCAAATGATCCGGTCCAGTCGGCGCGCGAAGGAATCGCCATTGCCAAGTCGCTTATTGACGCCGCTTTTGAATTATTTAACGGCATCTACTTAATCACGCCGTTTTTGCGCTATGAAATGACCGTCGAACTCGTCCGCTACATTCACGAAAAAGAACAAGCCGCACAAGAAAGGGAGGTACTCCATGGGTAA
- a CDS encoding DUF3941 domain-containing protein, which translates to MSHTSDNDKKARDNNAKHHEKNMLREKNREAGKFAYSKKTDHL; encoded by the coding sequence ATGTCACATACGAGCGACAATGACAAAAAAGCGCGCGACAACAACGCGAAACATCATGAAAAAAACATGCTTCGCGAAAAAAACCGCGAAGCGGGGAAATTTGCGTATTCGAAGAAGACCGATCATTTGTAA
- the hxlB gene encoding 6-phospho-3-hexuloisomerase has protein sequence MQTTQYLGEIIKELNRTADFIADEEAEKLVNGILEAKKIFVAGAGRSGFMSKSFAMRMMHMGLDAYVVGETITPSLEQDDILIIGSGSGETRSLVSMAEKAKSLGAKVALVTIFPESTIGQLADITIKLPGSPKDQSDNGYKTIQPMGSLFEQTLLLFYDAIILRCMEKKGLDSNTMFKRHANLE, from the coding sequence ATGCAGACTACGCAATATTTAGGTGAAATCATCAAAGAGTTAAATCGGACAGCTGATTTCATCGCTGATGAAGAAGCGGAAAAATTGGTAAATGGGATTCTCGAAGCAAAGAAAATTTTTGTAGCTGGCGCAGGTAGATCTGGGTTTATGTCGAAATCTTTTGCGATGCGAATGATGCACATGGGGTTAGACGCCTACGTAGTAGGCGAAACCATAACCCCTAGCCTAGAACAAGATGACATTTTGATCATTGGATCAGGTTCAGGGGAAACGAGAAGTTTAGTTTCCATGGCCGAGAAAGCAAAAAGCTTAGGCGCCAAAGTAGCGTTAGTAACCATTTTCCCTGAATCGACCATTGGACAATTGGCTGATATCACGATTAAATTACCTGGTTCGCCTAAAGACCAATCAGATAATGGATACAAAACGATACAGCCAATGGGATCGCTATTTGAGCAAACCCTCTTGCTATTCTATGATGCGATCATATTAAGATGTATGGAGAAAAAAGGGCTGGACTCCAATACCATGTTTAAAAGGCATGCCAATCTTGAATAA
- a CDS encoding ferritin-like domain-containing protein: protein MYRQSKKLLNDIERAINGEYSAIQCYANLANLALTEKERKQILEIRQDEMRHFQQFARIYASLTGRQPQPKMMEACPDAYLEGLEFALQDEQKTVDFYLDIAAETSNQYIKEAFRRAAADEQNHAVWFLYFFAKQKQR, encoded by the coding sequence ATGTATAGGCAATCCAAAAAATTGTTGAATGACATTGAAAGAGCCATTAACGGAGAGTACAGTGCGATACAGTGTTATGCAAATTTAGCTAATTTGGCTCTGACGGAAAAGGAAAGAAAACAAATTCTTGAAATTAGACAAGATGAAATGCGGCATTTTCAACAGTTTGCCCGGATTTATGCAAGTCTAACTGGACGACAGCCGCAACCAAAAATGATGGAAGCATGCCCGGATGCGTATTTAGAAGGATTAGAATTTGCCTTACAAGATGAACAAAAAACAGTCGATTTTTATCTAGATATCGCAGCGGAAACAAGTAATCAATATATAAAAGAGGCATTTCGCCGGGCAGCCGCAGATGAACAAAATCACGCAGTTTGGTTCTTATACTTTTTTGCAAAACAAAAACAACGGTAA
- the hxlA gene encoding 3-hexulose-6-phosphate synthase: MELQLALDLVNIPEAKKLVKEVEEYVDIVEIGTPVIINEGLRAVKEIKQEFPHLKVLADLKIMDAAAYEVMKASEAGADIITILGVAEDLSIKGAVEEAKKQGKKILVDMIGVKNLEERAKEVDEFGVDYICVHTGYDLQAVGKNSLEDLATIKRVVKNAKTAIAGGIKLNTLPEVIKAKPDLIIVGGGITNQEDKRAVAAEMKKMIQQGE, encoded by the coding sequence ATGGAATTACAATTAGCATTGGATCTCGTAAACATTCCAGAAGCAAAAAAGCTGGTAAAAGAAGTCGAGGAGTATGTGGATATTGTAGAAATCGGCACTCCAGTGATTATTAACGAGGGGCTTAGAGCCGTAAAGGAAATCAAGCAAGAATTCCCTCACTTAAAAGTATTGGCAGACTTAAAAATCATGGATGCAGCCGCATATGAAGTCATGAAAGCATCCGAAGCTGGCGCTGACATTATCACTATACTTGGGGTTGCTGAAGATTTGTCCATCAAAGGTGCTGTGGAAGAAGCGAAAAAACAAGGGAAAAAAATCTTGGTGGACATGATCGGAGTGAAGAATTTAGAAGAACGAGCAAAAGAAGTGGATGAGTTTGGAGTCGACTATATTTGTGTACACACAGGGTATGACCTTCAAGCAGTCGGAAAAAACTCTCTTGAAGACCTTGCAACAATCAAGCGTGTCGTGAAAAACGCAAAAACAGCGATCGCAGGCGGCATTAAATTAAACACATTGCCTGAGGTCATTAAAGCAAAACCTGATCTTATCATCGTTGGCGGCGGTATTACCAATCAAGAAGATAAACGAGCGGTAGCAGCTGAAATGAAAAAAATGATCCAACAAGGTGAATGA
- a CDS encoding SDR family oxidoreductase translates to MVTKQQATLPPQQQNRQPGLQTDMNPQPVSISATYKGSGKLKNKAAIISGGDSGIGRAVAIHFAKEGADVAIIYLNEHEDAEETKRQVEQEGRKCLLFAGDVGDEQFCKHAVKQTIDQFGKLDIVVNNAAEQHPQKSLLHITSEQLEKTFRTNVFGYFYLTKAALPYLQKGSAIINTASITAYEGNEQLIDYSATKGAIVAFTRSLAKSLAGQGIRVNGVAPGPIWTPLIPSTFTSDQVATFGSNTPMKRPGQPSEVAPSYVFLASDDASYITGQMIHVNGGKVVNG, encoded by the coding sequence ATGGTCACGAAACAGCAGGCAACGCTGCCGCCGCAGCAGCAAAACCGCCAGCCCGGGTTGCAAACGGACATGAACCCGCAGCCTGTTTCGATCAGCGCAACATATAAAGGAAGCGGGAAATTGAAAAATAAAGCTGCCATCATTAGCGGCGGCGACAGCGGCATCGGCCGGGCGGTCGCGATTCATTTTGCAAAGGAAGGCGCAGATGTGGCGATCATTTATTTAAACGAACATGAAGACGCGGAAGAAACGAAGCGCCAAGTCGAACAGGAAGGAAGAAAATGCTTGCTTTTTGCCGGCGACGTCGGTGATGAGCAGTTTTGCAAACATGCCGTAAAGCAAACGATCGACCAATTTGGCAAATTAGACATCGTCGTCAATAACGCCGCCGAGCAGCATCCGCAAAAAAGCTTGTTGCACATTACGTCAGAACAGCTGGAAAAAACGTTCCGCACCAACGTCTTCGGCTATTTTTATTTGACAAAAGCGGCGCTTCCGTACTTGCAAAAAGGCAGCGCCATTATTAATACGGCGTCAATTACCGCTTACGAAGGCAACGAACAATTAATTGACTATTCAGCCACCAAAGGCGCGATCGTCGCCTTTACGCGCTCATTAGCGAAATCGCTCGCCGGTCAAGGCATCCGCGTCAACGGCGTCGCCCCGGGACCGATTTGGACTCCGCTGATTCCGTCTACTTTTACAAGCGACCAAGTCGCCACTTTCGGCTCCAACACCCCGATGAAGCGGCCGGGGCAGCCGAGCGAAGTCGCCCCAAGCTACGTCTTTTTGGCAAGCGATGACGCATCTTATATTACAGGACAGATGATACACGTCAACGGTGGGAAAGTGGTGAATGGGTAA
- a CDS encoding carbon-nitrogen hydrolase family protein — protein sequence MKLRVSAVQYHLHTIQSFEEFAKQVEHYMKTAEEFGADFVLFPEFFTTQLMSIGNQQGKPLTIQDLPDFTEQYRSLFINLAKQTKMHIIGGTHVIRKNGRLYNVAHLFYPDGRVAEQPKLHITPTEVKEWNMSPGESLQVFETDKGTIAMLTCYDIEFPEIVRMAKAKGADVIFCPSCTDDRHGFYRVRYTSHARAIENQVYVVTTGTVGSLPTVDFMRANFGQAAVITPNDIPFPPRGILAEGEINHDMIVTADLDLELLYQVRESGSVTTWRDRRTDLYPDWK from the coding sequence ATGAAACTGAGAGTTTCAGCGGTTCAATATCATCTCCACACTATCCAATCGTTTGAGGAATTTGCTAAACAAGTAGAACATTATATGAAAACAGCTGAAGAGTTTGGAGCGGATTTTGTCCTGTTTCCAGAATTTTTCACCACTCAGCTAATGTCTATCGGCAACCAGCAAGGGAAGCCTTTGACCATTCAAGACCTTCCTGATTTTACAGAACAATATCGCTCTTTATTTATTAATTTGGCTAAGCAAACAAAGATGCATATTATTGGAGGAACCCATGTCATCCGTAAAAACGGCCGATTATACAACGTTGCTCATTTATTCTATCCAGACGGAAGAGTTGCCGAACAGCCAAAGCTTCATATTACTCCGACGGAAGTAAAGGAATGGAACATGTCTCCGGGCGAAAGCCTGCAGGTGTTCGAGACAGACAAGGGAACCATTGCGATGTTGACTTGCTATGACATCGAATTTCCAGAAATCGTTCGAATGGCAAAGGCGAAGGGGGCGGATGTCATTTTCTGTCCTTCTTGCACCGATGATCGTCACGGATTTTATCGTGTCCGTTACACTAGCCATGCGAGGGCAATTGAAAATCAAGTCTATGTTGTCACCACTGGTACGGTAGGTTCCCTTCCTACGGTTGATTTTATGCGGGCCAATTTTGGGCAAGCGGCGGTGATTACGCCGAACGACATCCCGTTTCCTCCGCGCGGCATCTTGGCAGAAGGGGAAATCAACCATGATATGATTGTCACCGCTGATCTTGATTTAGAGCTGTTATATCAGGTTCGCGAAAGCGGTTCCGTCACCACATGGCGCGATCGGCGCACGGATCTTTATCCGGATTGGAAATAA
- the metH gene encoding methionine synthase: protein MGNITLQQQLEKKILIIDGAMGTMIQNAQLSADDFGGEQYEGCNEYLTLTAPHVIKHIHEAYLQAGADIIETNTFGATSIVLDEYDLGHLALELNIEAAKLARKAADAYSTPEWPRFVAGSMGPTTKTLSVTGGVTFEQLAAAYEEQARGLLLGGVDLLLLETCQDTLNVKAGFIGIMKAFAAVRKKVPIMISGTIEPMGTTLAGQTIESFFISVQHMKPFAVGLNCATGPEFMTDHLRTLASLADTAVSCYPNAGLPDEEGCYHETPDMLAKKIQRFAEKGWINIVGGCCGTTPEHIRAIAEAVRGIPPRPIPASFDVHAVSGIDPLIYDETMRPLFVGERTNVIGSRKFKRLIAEGKYEEAAEIARAQVKNGAHVIDICLADPDRNEQEDMEKFIQQVIKKVKVPLVIDSTDERVIECALTYSQGKAIINSINLEDGEERFAKVVPLLHKYGAAVVVGTIDEQGMAIGAERKLEIALRSYDLLVNKYGVSPRDIIFDPLVFPVGTGDEQYIGAAKETIEGIRLIKERLPQCLTMLGISNVSFGLPPLGREILNSVFLYHCTQAGLDYAIVNTEKLERFASIPEEEVRLAEELLFNTNDETLNTFIQFYRNKMKEPKKAKTELSLEERLANYVVEGTKDGLFADLEQALQTYADPLDIINGPLMAGMDEVGRLFNDNQLIVAEVLQSAEVMKAAVAFLEPYMEKKESSTKGKVILATVKGDVHDIGKNLVDIILSNNGFQVIDLGIKVTPQKLIEAVQAEKPDIIGLSGLLVKSAQQMVVTAQDLRQAGISIPILVGGAALTRKFTENKIAPEYDGIVLYAKDAMEGLALANQLQQNEIEYTKTEKHETKPEKTAPTVIAAKSNVSTDVPVFVPADLERHVLKDISLPHIIPYVNWQMVLGHHLGLKGKVKRLLEEKDEKALMLKEVVDGLLEEAMQHGWITPAAVYQFFPAQSDGNRIYIYSPEDKRTMIETFEFPRQQKAPYLCLADYLKPVESGQIDYVGFFAVTAGKGIRELAQQWKEDGEFLKSHAIQALALEIAEGLAERIHQIMRDRWGFPDDPDFTMEERFAAKYQGQRYSFGYPACPNLEDQEKLFRLLRPEEIGIHLTDGYMMEPEASVSAIVFAHPEARYFNVL from the coding sequence ATGGGTAACATCACATTGCAGCAACAGCTTGAAAAAAAAATACTAATCATTGACGGCGCAATGGGAACAATGATTCAAAACGCGCAGCTTTCCGCTGATGACTTCGGGGGCGAACAATATGAAGGCTGCAACGAATATTTGACGCTCACCGCCCCGCATGTGATCAAACACATTCACGAAGCATATTTGCAAGCGGGGGCCGACATTATCGAAACGAACACATTTGGTGCGACTAGCATTGTGTTAGACGAATATGATCTCGGCCATTTGGCGCTTGAACTTAACATAGAAGCAGCCAAACTGGCGCGTAAAGCCGCCGACGCCTACTCCACCCCTGAATGGCCGCGCTTTGTCGCCGGTTCGATGGGGCCGACGACAAAAACGTTATCCGTCACCGGCGGCGTGACGTTCGAGCAATTAGCCGCCGCTTATGAAGAACAAGCGCGCGGGTTGTTACTCGGCGGCGTCGACTTGCTTCTGTTAGAAACATGCCAAGACACGTTAAATGTCAAAGCCGGCTTTATTGGGATTATGAAAGCATTCGCAGCGGTCAGAAAAAAAGTGCCAATTATGATTTCCGGGACAATTGAACCGATGGGAACGACGCTCGCCGGGCAAACGATCGAATCGTTTTTCATCTCTGTCCAGCATATGAAGCCATTTGCCGTCGGCTTAAACTGCGCAACCGGCCCGGAGTTTATGACCGACCATTTGCGCACGCTCGCTTCCTTGGCGGACACCGCCGTGAGCTGCTATCCGAACGCCGGGCTCCCGGATGAGGAAGGCTGCTATCATGAAACGCCGGATATGCTGGCGAAAAAAATCCAGCGGTTCGCCGAAAAAGGCTGGATTAACATCGTCGGCGGCTGCTGCGGGACAACACCGGAACATATCCGCGCCATCGCCGAAGCCGTCCGTGGCATTCCGCCGCGGCCGATTCCGGCATCGTTTGACGTCCACGCCGTCTCCGGCATTGATCCGCTTATTTATGATGAAACGATGCGGCCGTTGTTTGTCGGGGAAAGAACCAATGTCATCGGCTCGCGCAAATTCAAACGATTGATCGCTGAAGGAAAATACGAAGAAGCGGCCGAAATTGCACGCGCCCAAGTGAAAAATGGCGCGCATGTCATCGATATTTGCTTAGCCGATCCAGATAGGAACGAACAAGAAGATATGGAAAAATTTATACAACAAGTGATCAAAAAAGTAAAAGTGCCGCTTGTCATTGATTCGACGGATGAACGCGTGATTGAATGCGCCCTTACTTATTCGCAAGGGAAAGCCATCATTAACTCGATTAACTTGGAAGATGGGGAAGAACGGTTTGCAAAAGTGGTTCCGCTCCTTCACAAATATGGCGCCGCTGTCGTCGTCGGAACGATTGATGAACAAGGAATGGCGATTGGCGCCGAGCGGAAGCTGGAGATTGCCTTGCGTTCGTATGACTTGCTTGTAAATAAATACGGTGTTTCCCCACGCGACATTATTTTCGATCCGCTCGTATTCCCTGTCGGCACAGGCGACGAACAATATATCGGCGCCGCAAAAGAAACGATCGAGGGCATCCGCCTCATAAAAGAACGGCTGCCGCAATGTTTAACGATGCTCGGCATCAGCAATGTCTCTTTCGGGCTTCCGCCATTGGGCCGTGAAATTTTAAATTCTGTCTTTTTATATCATTGCACACAAGCCGGGCTTGACTACGCGATCGTTAATACGGAAAAGCTAGAACGGTTCGCTTCGATTCCGGAAGAAGAAGTCCGATTGGCCGAAGAGCTGCTGTTTAACACGAACGATGAAACGTTAAACACGTTTATCCAATTTTACCGCAATAAAATGAAAGAGCCGAAAAAAGCCAAAACAGAGCTTAGCCTGGAAGAACGGCTCGCCAACTATGTTGTCGAAGGCACGAAAGATGGGCTGTTCGCCGATTTGGAACAAGCGTTGCAAACGTACGCCGATCCGCTTGACATCATTAATGGGCCGCTGATGGCGGGAATGGATGAAGTCGGGCGGCTGTTTAACGACAACCAGCTCATTGTCGCCGAAGTATTGCAAAGCGCAGAAGTCATGAAAGCAGCGGTCGCCTTTTTAGAGCCATATATGGAGAAAAAGGAAAGCAGCACAAAAGGAAAAGTGATTCTCGCCACTGTCAAAGGTGACGTGCACGATATCGGCAAAAACTTGGTCGACATTATTTTAAGCAACAACGGCTTCCAAGTTATTGATCTAGGAATTAAAGTGACGCCGCAAAAACTGATCGAAGCCGTTCAAGCGGAAAAGCCGGATATCATCGGCTTGTCCGGGCTTCTTGTCAAATCCGCCCAGCAAATGGTCGTTACCGCGCAAGATTTGCGGCAAGCGGGCATTTCGATTCCGATTTTAGTCGGCGGCGCCGCGTTGACGCGCAAGTTTACAGAAAATAAAATCGCTCCGGAATATGACGGAATCGTCTTATACGCAAAAGACGCCATGGAAGGGCTGGCGCTGGCAAACCAATTGCAGCAAAACGAAATTGAATATACAAAAACGGAAAAACATGAAACAAAACCAGAAAAAACGGCGCCAACGGTTATCGCCGCCAAATCGAACGTTTCGACCGACGTTCCCGTGTTTGTGCCGGCAGATTTAGAACGTCACGTGCTCAAAGATATTTCGCTTCCACATATTATTCCATATGTCAACTGGCAAATGGTGTTGGGGCACCATCTCGGGTTAAAAGGGAAAGTGAAACGGCTGCTTGAAGAAAAAGATGAAAAGGCACTGATGCTAAAAGAAGTTGTGGATGGATTGCTGGAAGAAGCCATGCAGCACGGCTGGATAACGCCAGCGGCGGTATATCAATTTTTCCCGGCACAAAGCGATGGAAACCGGATTTATATTTATTCTCCGGAAGACAAACGGACAATGATAGAAACGTTCGAATTTCCAAGACAGCAAAAAGCGCCGTACCTTTGTTTAGCCGATTATTTGAAACCTGTCGAAAGCGGGCAAATCGATTATGTTGGCTTTTTTGCCGTCACCGCCGGCAAAGGCATTCGCGAACTGGCGCAGCAGTGGAAGGAAGACGGCGAATTTTTAAAAAGCCACGCGATTCAGGCATTGGCGCTCGAAATCGCGGAGGGACTTGCGGAACGCATTCACCAAATTATGCGCGACCGCTGGGGATTTCCGGATGACCCGGACTTTACGATGGAAGAGCGCTTTGCCGCCAAATACCAAGGGCAGCGCTATTCGTTCGGTTACCCTGCCTGTCCGAACTTAGAGGATCAGGAAAAACTGTTCCGCCTATTGCGCCCCGAAGAAATCGGCATTCACTTGACGGACGGATATATGATGGAGCCGGAAGCGTCCGTCTCCGCGATCGTCTTTGCCCATCCAGAAGCGCGTTATTTCAACGTGCTGTAA
- a CDS encoding YajQ family cyclic di-GMP-binding protein → MSKENSFDIVSKVDLSEVANAINITLKEIKNRYDFKGSKSNISLEKDELILISDDEFKLEQLKDVLIGKLIRRGVPTKNIQYGKIEPASGGTVRQRAKLVQGIDKENAKKINTIIKNTGLKVKSQVQDDQIRVSGKSKDDLQKVIAAIREADLPIDVQFVNYR, encoded by the coding sequence ATGTCAAAAGAAAATTCCTTTGATATTGTATCGAAAGTGGACTTGTCGGAAGTGGCTAACGCGATCAACATCACGCTGAAAGAAATTAAAAACCGCTACGACTTTAAAGGCAGCAAAAGCAACATTTCCTTAGAAAAAGACGAGCTCATTCTTATTTCCGACGATGAATTTAAATTGGAACAGCTTAAAGATGTGCTGATTGGCAAGCTCATTAGACGGGGCGTGCCGACGAAAAACATTCAATACGGCAAAATCGAGCCTGCTTCCGGGGGCACGGTGCGGCAGCGCGCCAAGCTCGTGCAAGGCATTGACAAAGAAAATGCGAAAAAAATCAACACGATTATAAAAAACACCGGCCTGAAAGTGAAAAGCCAAGTACAGGACGATCAAATCCGTGTCAGCGGCAAAAGCAAAGACGACTTGCAAAAGGTCATCGCCGCGATTCGCGAAGCGGATTTGCCGATTGATGTGCAATTTGTCAACTACCGATAA
- a CDS encoding GNAT family N-acetyltransferase, which yields MYRKEFYVFDQDRPVPAVIRNYEEKDFSGLIRIQQESFPPPFPSELWWNTEQLKNHITLFPEGALCVEVNGEIAGSMTGLIVDFDPDHPDHTWEEITDNGYIRNHNPNGNTLYVVDIGVRPAYRKLGLGKWLMLSMYEVVIHLGLERLLGGGRMPGYHKKAHEMTAEQYLEAVVKGELKDPVITFLLRCGRTPVKVVENYLEDEESCNYAALMEWKNPFYRPKS from the coding sequence ATGTATCGAAAGGAGTTTTACGTCTTTGACCAAGATCGTCCTGTCCCAGCGGTAATCCGCAATTATGAAGAAAAGGATTTCTCTGGATTAATCCGCATTCAACAAGAAAGTTTCCCTCCGCCATTCCCGTCTGAATTATGGTGGAATACGGAACAGCTGAAAAACCATATTACGCTATTTCCAGAGGGAGCTTTATGTGTGGAAGTGAATGGGGAAATTGCCGGATCGATGACGGGGCTTATTGTTGACTTTGATCCAGACCATCCAGACCATACATGGGAAGAGATTACGGATAATGGATATATCCGCAACCATAACCCAAACGGGAATACGCTCTATGTCGTTGATATTGGCGTGCGCCCTGCCTATCGCAAATTAGGGCTGGGGAAATGGCTGATGTTATCCATGTATGAAGTAGTTATTCATTTAGGATTAGAACGGCTGCTGGGCGGAGGAAGAATGCCTGGATATCATAAAAAAGCTCATGAAATGACCGCAGAGCAATATCTCGAAGCTGTTGTAAAAGGGGAATTGAAGGATCCTGTAATTACCTTCCTGCTCCGTTGCGGCCGTACCCCTGTAAAAGTGGTGGAAAACTATTTAGAGGATGAAGAATCGTGCAATTATGCTGCGCTGATGGAATGGAAAAATCCTTTTTATCGGCCAAAATCTTAG